The Amycolatopsis sp. QT-25 genomic sequence GCCCATCTTCGCCATCGCGGCGGCGAAGTCGATCGCGCCGAAGACCAGCAGGCGCGCGGGCGGTTCGAAGGAGTTGACGAAGACCGTCATCCCTTCGCCGCGGCGCTGCCCGTCCGGCCCGTAGCGCAGGGTGCCGGTGCGGCCGCCGGCGAGCATGCCCCGCGCGTCGTCGACGACGGCGTCGTCCATCCGCGAGGAACCGAGCGAACCGGCGACCCGGTCCGGCCAGACGACCAGATGCTCGCCGACCAGGCCCGCCCGTTCGTGCTCGATCACCGTGACCACGGCGACCGGCTGTCCACTGTGGACCGCTTCGACGACCTCGCCGAGTTCCGGCATCGAGTCGCGGTCGATGTGCTGGACGTGGATGTCGATGATCCCGCCGCAGGTCAGCCCGACGGCGAACGCGTCGTCGTCGCTGACGCCGTAGCGCTGCAGCACGGGCGCGCGCTCGGCGACCACCTGCTGCGCCAGCTCGTAGACGGCGCCTTCGACACAGCCGCCGGAGACGCTGCCGGTGACCGTGCCGTCCGGGGCGACGAGCATCGCCGCGCCCGGGCTCCGCGGCGCCGACGAGAACGTCGCCACCACGGTGCCGACCCCCACCGTCTCGCCTGCCGCCCAGCGGCGGTGCAGTTCGTCCAGTACGTCACGCATCGGCGATCTCCACCAGCAATCGTTCCAATGTGGCCAAGCTGTGCCCGGCGAGCAGCCGATCGAGGGACGGGAGCGCGGCCACGATGCCGGACTGCACGGGAGCGTAACCCGCCCGCCCCGCGTGCGGATTCACCCAGAATACGACGTGCGCGAGCCGTCGCAGCCTGGCGAGCTGCTCGCCGAGCAGGCCGGGGTCACCGCGTTCCCAGCCGTCGGAAAACACGGTGACCACGGATCGCCTGGCCACGCCGCGTTGTCCCCAGCGGTCGAGGAACGCCCGCAGGGTCTCGCCGAGCCTGGTCCCGCCCGCGAAATCGGGGACCGCGGCGGCCGCGGCGAGCATGGCGTGTTCGGGATCGCGCAGCCGCAGCTGGCGGGTGACCCTGGTGAGCCGGGTACCCAGGGTGAACACCTCGACCCGTCCGGGAGCGCGACGCGCCACGACGTGCGCGAACCGCAACAGGGAGTCGGCGTACGGCCCCATCGAGCCGGAGACGTCGATCAGGAAGACGACGCGGCGTGGTTTGACGCTCTTCCGCCGGTACGCCAGGCGCACGGGCTCGCCCCCGCCGGCCAGCATCGCCCGGAGTGTGCGCGAGGGATCGAGGGCTCCCCGCCGGGCAGCGCGACGGCGCGGCGAGGAGCGCGGCGGGAGCGCCGGGCGCAGTTTCGCGAGCAGTTCCCGCAGGTGAGCACGTTCGGCGACGCTCAGCTCGGCGAGGTCGCGATGACGCAGGATCTCTTCCTCGCTCGCCGCCACGCGGAGTTCGTCGGGCTCCGCGGCGGACTCACCCTGGCCCGGCGCCCGCGCGAGCGTGGCGATCCTGGCCCGCTTCCGGGCCGCTTGCCGGCTTCGCCGTCGTGGGGCGGCTTCCTTTTCGGTGAACCAGCCGCCGAAAGCGGCGTCGTAGCGCGGCAGGTCGTCGGGGTCGGCGCACAGCGTCAGCCGCCCGGCCCAGTAGAGCTGCTCAGGATCGGCGAGGTCGATCTCACCGATGGCCCCGAGGTATGCCTGCACTCGATGCGCGTCGCACGGCAAACCGGCTTCGCGCAAGGCCTCCGCGAAGCCGACGAAGCCCGCCAGTGGATCGCTCACCCCTCCATTGTGCGCGCAATTCGGCACCTGGTTGCGGTACTTGCGCGCGCAAGTACCGCAACCAGGTGCCGAATTGCGGAGTCAGCGGCGTTGGTCCTAGGGCCGCAGTCCGGCGATGAGCACACCGGCCATCCGGCGCGCGTTGTAGCGGGGGTCGCTGTCGGCGCCGATGCAGAGGTTCCCGACGCCGCGCAGGACTTCGAGCGCCTCCAGATCGGAGCGGATCTCGCCGGCCGCCGCGGCGGCGTCGAGCAACCGGGCGCACACCGGCAAGAGGGTGTCGAGAAAGTAGGCGTGCAGCGTCTCGAATCCGGCGTTGTCGGACTGCAGGACCGAAGCCAGACCGTGTTTGGTGACCAGGAAATCGACGAAGAGGTCGATCCAGCGCCGCAACGCCTCGTACGGGGAAGCGCTCGACGCCAGCAGTTCCGGCCCGGCTTCGGCACACGCGTCGACCTGGTGCCGGTAGACGGCGATGATGAGGTCGGCCCTGGTCGGGAAGTGCCGGTAGATCGTGCCCATCCCGACGCCCGCCTTGGCCGCGATATCGCGGACCGGTGCCTCGACACCCGAGGTGACGAAGACGGCGGCGGCCGCGTCGAGCAGCGTCTTCTCGTTACGCCGGGCGTCCGCGCGTTTGGCCTTGGTGCCTTCTCGAGCCATCACGCCACTCCTCCACCGCCGAGGTCGGGTAGCCATCCGGGACACTGCCGCACAGGGTTAACGGAGCAAGGTTCCGCTTGACCATCTTGCCATCGAGTTCATCGTCGTGCACCGCCGACACTCAGGCGAGCAAGTGGTCCAGCCCGGCCCGGACGCGGGCGAGGTCTTCACTGTATTTGAGCACCGAGCCGAGCGTCCGCGCGGCGGCCGCGGCGTCCAATGCGGACATTCCGAGGGCGAGGAGCGCCCGGGCCCAGTCGAGGGATTCCGCGACCCCGGGCGGTTTCAGCAACTCCATCGCCCGGAGCCGCCGCACCGCCGTCGCGACCTGCGCGGCGAGCCCCTCGCCCAGGCCCGGGATCTTGCGGCGCAGGATCTCGATCTCCCGGCCGAGGTCCGGATGTTCGAGCCAGTGATAGAGACAGCGGCGCTTCAGCGCGTCGTGCACCTCCCGCGTCCGGTTGGAGGTGAGCACCACGAGCGGCGGATGTTCGGCGCGCACCTCGCCGAACTCGGGGATCGTCACCGCGTGCTCGTCGAGGAATTGCAGCAGGAAGGCTTCGAACTCGTCGTCGGCCCGGTCGATCTCGTCGACCAGCAGCACGCACGGCGCGGTCCGCAACGCCTTCAGCAGCGGCCGGGACAGCAGGAAACGTTCGGTGTAGAGGGACTGTTCGGCGGCCTCGACGTCGAGGCCGCCGTCACCGGAGGCTTCCAGCGCCCGCAAATGCAGCAGCTGACGGGGAAAGTCCCATTCGTACAGCGCCTGCGCCGCGTCGATCCCCTCGTGGCACTGGAGCCGGATGAGCGGCATGTCGAGCGCTTCGGCCAGCCCCAAGGCGAGCGAGGTCTTGCCGGTCCCCGGTTCGCCCTCGCAGAACAGCGGGCGACCGAGCGCCACGGCGAGGAAACCGGCCGTGGCGATGCCGTCGTCGGCGAGGTAGCCGACCGATTCGAGGGCTTCGGCCAGTTTCTCGGGCGATTCGACGGTCACGTGCCGATCGTATGCCTCGGCGAGCGCGAGATCAGCCTGGAAAGTCCTCGCGCCGGTCCACGTCGTGCCCGGTACCGAGGTCGCCGCATTCGACGAGCCGCAGGTCCCGGCGTCCCTTGAGCCAGTTTCGGGCGCCCTTGTCCCCGGACGCGCCCGCGACGATCTCCGGCCACCAGCGGCGGCCGAGTACGACGGGATGACCGGGAACGCCTTCGTAGGCGGCACGCGCGACCGTGTCCTCATCGGCCCCGGCGGCGACCCGGCCGACCACTTCGGCGCCGACCCCCGGCAGGTCCACGAGATGCACGACGACGGCTTCGGCGTCAGTGCCGGTGAGCGAGCTCAAGCCCGCGCGCAGTGACGCGCCCATTCCCGACGCCCAATCCTCGGCCACGACGGCGGCTTCGGGAGCGGGCAGGAGCGTGCGGACTTCCGCGGCCGAGGCACCCAGCACCACCCGGACCGGCGCGCAGCCCCCGTCGGTGAGCACCCGCAGCGCCCGGACGACGAACGGCTCGCCGTCGAGGACGGCCAGCGCTTTCGGCCCGCCGAAGCGGCGGCCTGCCCCGGCCGCGAGCAGCAGGCCGGCTACCTTAGCCATGCCGGGCTCTGGTGGGGGGCGCGGAGGCCAGATCGGTCTCGATGGCGCGCGCCGCCGCGAGCAGGGGCGGCAGCAGTTCCCGTTCGACCGACTCGCGAGTGGTGCGGCTGGCGTGGGTGGAGAGGTTGACGGCGGCCACGACCTTGCCCTGCCGGTCGCGGATCGGCGCGGCGATCGAGCGGAGGCCTTCTTCGAGTTCCTGGTCGACCATCGCGTAGCCCTGCTCATACACCTTGACCAGTTCGGCGAGTAGTTCCTCGGGCCGGCTTTTCGTGCGCGCGGTGAGCTTGTCGAGCTTCGCCCCGGCGAGGTGGTCCCGCAGGTCGGCGCCATCGAGCCCGGCCAGCAGCACGTGTCCCATCGAAGTCGCGTGGGCCGGGAAGCGGGTGCCGACGTTGATGCTCACGGTCATGATCCGCGAAATGGCCACGCGGGCGACGTAGACGATGTCCATGCCTTCGAGCACCGACACCGAACTCGACTCGTGCACCTCGGCGGAGAGTCGTTCCAGATGCGGCTGGGCGACCTCCGGCAGCGACAAACTCGACAGATACGAGTAGCCGAGTTCGAGGACCCGCGCGGTCAGCGAGAAGTACTTGCCGTCGGTGCGCACGTACCCCAGGTCGACGAGGGTGAGCAGGAATCGGCGGGCGGCCGCCCTGGTCAGCCCGGTGGACCGGGCGACGTCGCTCAGCGTGAGTTCCGCCGCGTCCGCGTCGAACGCCTTGATCACCGCCAGCCCGCGCTCGAGCGACTGGACATGATGCGCTCCGCGCTCGGTCACCTCGCCTTCGTCCATACGAGAACCCTAACCGCCTCCCTCTTCCCGGGCGGCAGGCTCACCGAGTTCGGCCAGTACCCGTTGGGCGACGGCGAACGCGGCGTTGGCGGCCGGGGCACCCGCGTAGACGGCGGTGTGGAGCAGGACCTCGGAGATCTCCTGCGCGGTGAGTCCATTGTGGACGGCGGCGCGGACGTGCATCGCGAGCTCGTCGTGAGCGTGCAACGCGGTGAGCGCGGCCAGGGTGACGCAACTGCGGGTCTTGCGGTCGAGCCCGTCACGCGCCCAGACCGACCCCCAGGCCCCCCGGGTGATGTAGTCCTGGAACGGGCGGCTGAACTCGGTGGTGCGGGCGACCGCCCGGTCGACGTGCGCGTCCCCGAGGACTTCGCGGCGCACCTTCATGCCGGTCTCGTAGGTGTCGTCGGTCATCGGGCGGCCTCCAGGTGTTCGAGGATCAACGCGGTGAACCGCTCCGGCTGTTCGAAACTCCCCAGATGCGCGGCGCCTTCGACGACCTCCAGCCGCGCGTCCGGGATGCCGCCCGCGATCACCTCGGCGTGCTCGACCGGGGTGGCCGGATCGTCGGCCCCGGCGATGACCAGGGTTCGCGCCGCGATCCCGGGCAGTTCGTCGACGAGGTCCATCCGTTCGATGGCCGCGCAGGACGCCGCGTACCCCTCGGCGGGAACGCTCGCGATCATCTCGCGCAGGTACCCGGCCCGGTCGGGGTGGGCGGCGGCGTAGTCGGCGGTCAGCCAGCGGCCGACTCCGGCCTCGGCGATCGCGGCGGTGCCGTTCTCCCGGACCGTCTTCGCCCTGTCCGCCCACATGCCCGGCGGCCCGAGTTTCGCGGACGTGCAGCACAGCACGAGGCTCCGGATCCGGTCCGGCACGTGCACGCCCAGCCACATCCCGGTCATCCCGCCGAGCGAGAGGCCGACGACGTGGGCGCGTTCGGCATCGTGCTCGTCGAGCAGTGCGAGCAAATCACCGCCGAGATCCGCGAGCGTGTACGGCCCCGGCGGGACCGGGGAGGCGCCGTGCCCGCGGGTGTCGTAGCGGATCACCCGGAAACCCCGCGCCACCAACGGTTTCACCTGCGGTTCCCACATGCGGTGATCGCTGCCGAGCGATCCGCTGAGCACCACGGCCGGGCCGTCCGCGGGCCCTTCCGCGACGCTGTGCACCGTCACCGGTTCAGACATCGAAGAACACCGTCTCCCCCTCGCCCTGCAACCGGATGTCGAACCGGTAACCGTCGCCGATCTCGGTGGCGACCAAGGTGCCCCGGCGGGCTTCCGGCACCGAGGCCAGCACCGGATCCGCGGAGTTGTCGTTGTCCTCGAAGTAGATCCGGGTGACCACCCGGTGCAGGAGGCCGCGGGCGAGCACCGAGACGTCGATGTGCGGCGCCTGCGTGCTGCCCGCCGGGCCGGGCAGCGGACCGGGCATGATCGTCCGGATCTCGTAGTGGCCGCCCGGGTCGGTGGGACAGCGTCCGAAGCCCCGGAACCCGCTCGCGACCGCTCCGCGCGGGTCGTCGGGGTGGTCGAACCGTCCGTCGGCGTCGGCCTGCCACGTCTCGATCATGGCGTCCGGGACCGGTTCGCCCGCACCGTCGAGGACGCGGCCGTGGATGCGGATCGCGGCCGGTTCGCCCGCGGGGACGACGTCCGGGCCGTCCGGCCAGGGCAGGCCGATGGACAGGTACGGGCCGACGGTCTGGGAAGGCGTCGTCTCCGGCATCAGTGCTCGTCCTCCTCGTCTTCGAAGACCGAAGCCGCGCGGCCGCGCACGACGATGTCGAACTGGAAGGCCAGCGCCCACTCGGCTTCGGTGCGATCGAGGTCGAACCGGGCGATCATCCGCTGCCGCGCCTTCTCGTCCGGGATGGAGTTGAAGATGGGGTCCTGCGAGAACAGCGGGTCTTCCGGGAAGTACATCTGGGTGACCAGCCGCTGGGTGAACGCGGTGCCGAACACGGAGAAGTGGATGTGCGCCGGCCGCCAGGCGTTGTCGTGGTTCTTCCACGGATACGCGCCCGGTTTGATGGTGGTGAAGGTGTAGCGCCCTGCGGAGTCGGTGAGCGTCCGGCCCGCGCCGTCGAAGTTGGGGTCGAGCGGCGACGGCCAGCGGTCGCCGGTGTGCCGGTACCGGCCGCCCGCGTTCGCCTGCCAGATCTCCACCAGCGAATCCCGGATCGGCCGCCCGTCACCGTCGAGCAGCCGCCCGGTGACGATGATCCGCTGGCCCTGCGGCTCCCCCGCGTGCCCCCGGGTGAGGTCGTTGTCGAACTCGCCGATCCGGCCCGGCCCCAGCGCCGGCCCGGTGACCTCGGTCAGCAACTGCGGGAGCACGATCAGCGGTTCCTTGGGGTGCCGCAGCGCCGTCGACCGGTAGCCGGCGTGGTCGAGCGGCGGATGCGTGCCCTCCGGATCGCGCCGGTAGCGCGGGAGCCTCAGTTCTGCGGGTGCGGACATGGCTGTTCCCTCCAGCGCGGATCAGTGGATCACTGGGCTTCGAGCACGACGGCCAGCCCCTGGCCGACGCCGATGCAGATGGTGGCCAGCCCCCACCGGCCACCGCTGCGGCGCAGGTGCTGGGCCAGGGTGCCGAGGATGCGGCCGCCGGAGGCGCCCAGCGGATGCCCGATCGCGATCGCGCCACCGTTCACGTTGACGATCTCCGGGTCGAGCTTCGGCCAGTCCCGCAGGCAGGCCAGCGACTGCGCGGCGAAGGCCTCGTTCAGTTCGACGGCCGCCAGGTCTTCCCAGCCGATTCCGGCCCGCTCCAGGGCGATCTCGGCCGCGCGCACCGGGCCGATGCCGAAGACGTCGGGGTCGACACCCGCCGCGCCACGGCCGGCGATCCGGGCCAGCGGCGCCTTGCCGAGCCTCTTCCCGGCCGCCTCGTCACCGAGCAGCAACGCGGAGGCGCCGTCGTTCAGCGGCGACGCGTTCGCCGCCGTGACCGTCCCTTGTGGACGGAAGACGGGTTTGAGCTTCGCGAGCTTCTCCGGGCTGGAATCCGGCCGGATGCCTTCGTCGCGAGTGAGTTCGACGCCTTCGACGGGGACGACGTGGTCGTCGTAGAACCCCTCGTCCCAGGCGCGGGCGGCGTTGAGGTGACTGCGGACGGCGAACGCGTCCTGCTCGTCGCGGCCGATGCCGTAGCGCTCGGCAAGCTGTTCGGTGGACTCGCCGAGCGACACCGTCCACTGTCCGGGCATCTTCGGGTTGACCATGCGCCAGCCCAGCGCGGTGGAGTGCAGCGTCTGATTGCCCGCCGGAAAGGCCTTCTCCGGCTTCTGCATGACCAGCGGCGAACGGCTCATCGATTCCACCCCGCCGGCGACGGCGAGGGAGGCGTCGCCGACCTGGACCGACCGGCTGGCCTGCATGACCGCGTCGAGGCCGGAGCCGCACAACCGGTTCACCGTGGCGCCCGGCACCGTCGTCGGCCAGCCCGCCAGCAGCGTCGCCATCCGCGCGACGTTGCGGTTGTCCTCACCCGCGCCGTTGGCGTCGCCGAGCACGACCTCGTCGACGGTGGCCGGGTCGAGGTCGTTGCGTTCGGCCAGCGCCCGCAGCACGGTGGCGGCGAGGTCGTCCGGACGGACCCCGGACAGGGCGCCGCCGTATTTGCCGAACGGGGTACGGATGGCGTCGAACAGGAAGACGTCGGTCATGCGCTCGCCCTTTTGAGGTCTCGGAGGATGCGGAGTTCCGCCTCGGTCGGCGCCGGGGTCGCCCCCAGGTCGCCGGACACCTTCAGTTTCCACCCGGTCGCCTCGACGACCTGACCGACCTCGACGCCGGGGTGCAGTTCGGTGAGGGTGAGTTCGGCGGTCTCCGGGTCGGGCCGCAGCAGGCCGAGGTCGGTGACCACGAGCGTCGGCCCGGCGCCGGGGAGGCCGAGGCGCTCGCGGTCGCCCTTGCCGGTGCCGTGCCCGAACGACGTCACGAAGTCGACCTTCTCGACGAACGTGCGGGTGCTCTGCCGGAGTACCACGAACACCTCGCGGCAGGACGCGGCGATCTCCGGCGCACCGCCCGCCCCGGGGAGGCGCACCTTGGGGTTGGTGTAGTCCGGGCCGATGACGGTGGTGTTGATGTTGCCGAACTTGTCCAGCTGGGCGGCCCCGAGGAAGCCGACGTCGATCCGGCCGGGCTGGAGCCAGTAGTTGAAGACCTCGGGGACGCTGACCACGGCGTCCGCGGTGTCGGCGAGTTCACCGTCGCCGATGGACAACGGGAGCCTGGTCGGTTTGGCGCCGAGGCAGCCGGATTCGTAGATCAGCGTGAGGTTCGGCGCGTGCCCGCGGCGGGCGAGGTTGGCGGCCGTGCTGGGCAGGCCGATGCCCACGAAACAGGACATCCCGTCGCCGAGCGCGCGAGCGGCGGCGACGCTCATCATCTCGTCCGAGGTGTACTCGGTCATGCCTTCACTCCCGTCAGCTCGTCGAGCCAGCGGGTGAAGCTCTCCCTGTCCCGGCCGATCCCGTCCCATGCCTGGTAGGCGTCGTTGTCCCGTTCGTAGTACCCCGCCGCGTACGACGGCTTCGCGCCACCGGGAACCTCGGCGACGGCGGTGACCGCCCACGACGGCAGCACGATCGCGCCCGGCCGGGGTTCCAGCTCGTCCACGATCTCCTCGACGGTGACCAGCGAGCGCTTCGCCGCGAGCACCGCCTCCTTCTGCACGCCCGTGATGCCCCAGATCTGGACGTTGCCGGACCGGTCCGCCCGCTGGGCGTGCACGATCGTGACGTCCGGGTTGAGCGCGGGGACGGCGGCGAGCCGCTCACCGGTGAACGGGCAGGTGATGGGTTTGATCGTGTCGGTCCGGGAGGGCAGGTCGGTGCCGGTGTAGCCGCGCAGGACGGCGAACGGCAGTCCCGACGCGCCGGCGACGTACCGATTCGCCATGCCCGCGTGACTGTGTTCCTCTATCTCCAGGGGGACCGGCCACGCGTGTTGCACCGCGTCACGGAAGCGGTGCAGCGAACCGACACCGGGGTTGCCGCCCCACGAGAAGACCAGCTTGCTCGCGCAGCCGGCGCCGATGAGCTGGTCGTAGACGATGTCCGGGGTCATGCGGACCAGCGTCAGTCCGGTCCGGCGCTGACGGATGATCTCGTGGCCCGCGGCGACCGGGATGAGGTGCGTGAAGCCCTCGAGCGCGACGGTGTCCCCGTCACGTACCAGCCGCGCCACGGCCTCGTTCAACGACAGCAGCTCCGCCATCCCCACTCCCGGATTGTTCGTATGGCGCACATGTGTTCTTCATATGAACATAGCACAACCGGTCTGGTCTGGCACTGTCCCGGCTCGGTGAATTCCGATTTCCCGGGAACGAGGTCACCGGCTTCGCCGACGCGAGGAGGTCCACGCGAGAGTGGACAAGCTCGTGCCGTACAACACCGAAGAAGAGAGAAAAAGTGCGGCGCGCTTCCTGAGAAGGCGAAGCTGTCCTTCCTCTCCCACCAGGAGGTCGCCGATCTCCTCTGGTCCCCGCGACGGGGAAGCGCCTCACTCGCTTCGGGGATTCTCGCCTTTGGGATGCCACCCGTCGCCCACTAGGCTGAGGGGGTGACCTCGACGATCGTGGTGACCCGGTGGATCCCCGACGAAGCACTGAAAGTGCTCGACGAAACCGGGGAGGTGAAACTGTCGCGTGCCGACCGGCCCCTGACACCGGGCGAACTGCGCGAGTTCGTCCGAGGCTCGTCCGCGATCGTCGGCATGCTGCACGACCGGATCGACGGCGAGGTCGCCGACGCGGCGGGCCCCGAGCTGAAGGTCGTGGCGAACGTGGCCGTCGGCTACGACAACATCGACGTCCCGGCGCTGGCCGGACGCGGGATCACCGTCACCAACACCCCCGGTGTGCTCACCGACGCCACCGCGGATCTGGCGTTCGGGCTGATCCTCGCGGTCACGCGGCGGCTCGGCGAGGGCGAACGACTGCTCCGCACGCGCACCCCGTGGTCGTTCCACCTGGGTTTCCTGCTCGGCTCCTCCTTGCGGGACAAGACCCTCGGGATCGTCGGACTCGGCCAGATCGGGCAGGCGGTCGCGCGGCGGGCGCTCGGTTTCGGTATGCGGATCGTCTACTCAGGACGGTCGCGGGCCGCCGAGGACGTCGAGAAGGCCTTGGGCGCGAAGTATCTCCCCTTCGGCGAGCTGCTGGAAAGCTCCGACGTCGTTTCGCTGCACTGCCCGCTGACGCCGGAAACCCGGCACCTCATCGACGCGGCCGCGCTGGGCTCGATGAAACCGGGCGCGTACCTCATCAACACCACGCGCGGTCCCGTCGTCCACGAAGCCGCGCTGGCGGACGCGCTCGAAGCCGGGGAGATCGCCGGAGCGGGCCTCGACGTCTTCGAAGCCGAACCCGACGTCGAGCCCCGCCTGCTCGACCGCGAAAACGTCGTCTTGTCGCCTCACCTCGGATCGGCGACGGTCGAAACCCGAACTGCCATGGCCGTGCTCGCGGCCGAGAACGTCGCGTCGGTGCTCGCCGGCGGGAACCCGCTGACGGAGGTTCGCCCATGACTCGCGTGGTCATCGCGCCCGACAAGTTCAAGGGAAGCTTGACCGCGGTCGAGGCCGCGGAGGCGATCGCCCACGGCGTCCGCGACGCGTTGCCCGAGGCCGAGGTCTCCTCCTGCCCGGTCGCCGACGGCGGCGAAGGAACGCTCGACGTCCTCGTCGCGGCAGGTGGCCGCCTGGTCGAACTCCCGGTCCGCGGTCCGCTCGACGACACCGTCGACGCGCGCTACGTGACCCTCGACGGAACGGCCTACATCGAATCGGCCCGCGCGTGCGGGATCGAGTTCGTCGAGCCGAGCCCGGAGGTGGCGCTCGCCGCGCACACCTGGGGCGTCGGCGAACTTCTCGCCCACGCGCTCGACAACGGCGCGCGACGGCTGGTGCTGACCGTCGGCGGAACGGCGAGCACCGACGGCGGCGCCGGGATGCTGGCCGCGTTGGGCGCCGGGGTCTTCGACGCGTTCGGCTCGCCGGTGGGGCTCGGCGGCGGCACGCTGGGCCGCGTCGCGCTGGCCGAACTCGGCCCGGTGCGGGACCGGCTCGGCTCCGTCGAGGTCGCCGTGGCCACCGACGTGACGAATCCGCTGCTCGGCGCCCGCGGCGCCGCCGCGGTCTTCGGCCCGCAGAAGGGCGCGGGCCCGCGCGAGGTCGAGCTACTGGACGAGGCACTGGCGCGCTGGGCACAGGCGTTGCGGAACGCCGGGACCCAGGACGTCGCCGACCTCGCCGGAGCGGGTGCGGGCGGCGGGGTCGCCGCGGGCGCGATCGCGGGACTCGGCGCGAGCGTCGAGTCCGGTTTCCGGCTCATCGCCGGGCTCACCGGCGTCGCCGACGCCATTAAACGCGCCGACCTCGTCATCACCGGCGAGGGTTCGCTGGACGAACAAAGTCTCGACGGCAAGGCACCGGCGGGCATCGCGGCCCGCGCACAGGAACACGCGGTGCCGCTGCTGATGCTGGCCGGGCGGATCCAGCTGGACCGGCGCCAGCTCGCCGGCCTCGGGGTCGTGGGCAGCGCCGCCCTGATCGACCACGCGCCCTCACTCGACCACGCGCGTGCGCACGCGGCGGACCTCCTGCGCGAGCGGGCCGGCGAACTGGTTCGCGCCTGGGCCCGCGGTTAAGCACACTGCGGCGGCTTCGGGGCGCCGCGAACGCCACCTTTGCGACGCTGGCGGTCCCAAAGTGGTTTTCGCGGCAGCATCGTCAGAAGTCGACCGGCGCCTTGCCCCGGCTCGGCGAAGTCGGTTCAGCTGCCAGCCTGGGGCTCAGCCTGCGGAAGGATGGCGAAGGCGACTTCGCCGGTTTCGTCCTGCTGGACGTCGAGCACCTTGTCGTCGAGCAGCTCGGCCGCTTCCGCCTCCAAGAAGACCTTCGGGCCGCCGTCGGCGCCGAGCACCTGGTCGCCGCTTTCGGGTTCGGGAGCGACGGAAACCGCGAGCTGGGGGTTGTCCGTTTGCCGGGAGTGGATCGCGAACCGCAGCCCGCCTCCGTCTTGCCCGTTTTCCTGCCCGGTCAGTGCCGTGATCGCCTCGGCGGCGGCTTCGGTGACTGTCAGCATCTCTGCCCTTCCTTCGTCGCGGTCTTGCGCTTGGCGGGCCACGTCAGGAGATCCCGATCCGGCTCGCCGGCTGAGCGAAGATCATTTTTCGCCGACGTCGGGCACCTCCTCGGCCAGCCGCATGGCGTGCGACTCACCCTCGCGGATCTCCCTGGGGGTGGTTCCGAACCGGTCGGCCGCGCTCCAGTGCTCGGGCGGCTCGACACCCTCTTCGAGTGGATCGACGCGAAGTTCGTCCTCGTCGAGCGCCTCACTGGGATTCAGCGTTTCCGGCTCCGCGCTTTCTCGGTCGCTCATCGGCCACTCCCTCTTGGTCGGACGTCTTCCGGGACGTGCTGTACTCGACCCGGTCTTGGTGGCTTACCCGACGTCTCCGCAGGCCAAACAGCGACGCTGTCGCAGGGATCACAGCTTCTCAGGTAGTTCATTAGCTTCACAAGTTTGTGAAACAAGGAGTAGCGTCGTCGGTATGACCACCAGGTGGGCGCCAGGGCACCGGG encodes the following:
- a CDS encoding D-glycerate dehydrogenase, with translation MTSTIVVTRWIPDEALKVLDETGEVKLSRADRPLTPGELREFVRGSSAIVGMLHDRIDGEVADAAGPELKVVANVAVGYDNIDVPALAGRGITVTNTPGVLTDATADLAFGLILAVTRRLGEGERLLRTRTPWSFHLGFLLGSSLRDKTLGIVGLGQIGQAVARRALGFGMRIVYSGRSRAAEDVEKALGAKYLPFGELLESSDVVSLHCPLTPETRHLIDAAALGSMKPGAYLINTTRGPVVHEAALADALEAGEIAGAGLDVFEAEPDVEPRLLDRENVVLSPHLGSATVETRTAMAVLAAENVASVLAGGNPLTEVRP
- the pcaG gene encoding protocatechuate 3,4-dioxygenase subunit alpha; protein product: MPETTPSQTVGPYLSIGLPWPDGPDVVPAGEPAAIRIHGRVLDGAGEPVPDAMIETWQADADGRFDHPDDPRGAVASGFRGFGRCPTDPGGHYEIRTIMPGPLPGPAGSTQAPHIDVSVLARGLLHRVVTRIYFEDNDNSADPVLASVPEARRGTLVATEIGDGYRFDIRLQGEGETVFFDV
- the pcaH gene encoding protocatechuate 3,4-dioxygenase subunit beta, with protein sequence MSAPAELRLPRYRRDPEGTHPPLDHAGYRSTALRHPKEPLIVLPQLLTEVTGPALGPGRIGEFDNDLTRGHAGEPQGQRIIVTGRLLDGDGRPIRDSLVEIWQANAGGRYRHTGDRWPSPLDPNFDGAGRTLTDSAGRYTFTTIKPGAYPWKNHDNAWRPAHIHFSVFGTAFTQRLVTQMYFPEDPLFSQDPIFNSIPDEKARQRMIARFDLDRTEAEWALAFQFDIVVRGRAASVFEDEEDEH
- a CDS encoding CoA transferase subunit A, which translates into the protein MAELLSLNEAVARLVRDGDTVALEGFTHLIPVAAGHEIIRQRRTGLTLVRMTPDIVYDQLIGAGCASKLVFSWGGNPGVGSLHRFRDAVQHAWPVPLEIEEHSHAGMANRYVAGASGLPFAVLRGYTGTDLPSRTDTIKPITCPFTGERLAAVPALNPDVTIVHAQRADRSGNVQIWGITGVQKEAVLAAKRSLVTVEEIVDELEPRPGAIVLPSWAVTAVAEVPGGAKPSYAAGYYERDNDAYQAWDGIGRDRESFTRWLDELTGVKA
- a CDS encoding iron-sulfur cluster biosynthesis protein — its product is MLTVTEAAAEAITALTGQENGQDGGGLRFAIHSRQTDNPQLAVSVAPEPESGDQVLGADGGPKVFLEAEAAELLDDKVLDVQQDETGEVAFAILPQAEPQAGS
- a CDS encoding CoA-transferase subunit beta codes for the protein MTEYTSDEMMSVAAARALGDGMSCFVGIGLPSTAANLARRGHAPNLTLIYESGCLGAKPTRLPLSIGDGELADTADAVVSVPEVFNYWLQPGRIDVGFLGAAQLDKFGNINTTVIGPDYTNPKVRLPGAGGAPEIAASCREVFVVLRQSTRTFVEKVDFVTSFGHGTGKGDRERLGLPGAGPTLVVTDLGLLRPDPETAELTLTELHPGVEVGQVVEATGWKLKVSGDLGATPAPTEAELRILRDLKRASA
- a CDS encoding thiolase family protein, with amino-acid sequence MTDVFLFDAIRTPFGKYGGALSGVRPDDLAATVLRALAERNDLDPATVDEVVLGDANGAGEDNRNVARMATLLAGWPTTVPGATVNRLCGSGLDAVMQASRSVQVGDASLAVAGGVESMSRSPLVMQKPEKAFPAGNQTLHSTALGWRMVNPKMPGQWTVSLGESTEQLAERYGIGRDEQDAFAVRSHLNAARAWDEGFYDDHVVPVEGVELTRDEGIRPDSSPEKLAKLKPVFRPQGTVTAANASPLNDGASALLLGDEAAGKRLGKAPLARIAGRGAAGVDPDVFGIGPVRAAEIALERAGIGWEDLAAVELNEAFAAQSLACLRDWPKLDPEIVNVNGGAIAIGHPLGASGGRILGTLAQHLRRSGGRWGLATICIGVGQGLAVVLEAQ
- a CDS encoding glycerate kinase — protein: MTRVVIAPDKFKGSLTAVEAAEAIAHGVRDALPEAEVSSCPVADGGEGTLDVLVAAGGRLVELPVRGPLDDTVDARYVTLDGTAYIESARACGIEFVEPSPEVALAAHTWGVGELLAHALDNGARRLVLTVGGTASTDGGAGMLAALGAGVFDAFGSPVGLGGGTLGRVALAELGPVRDRLGSVEVAVATDVTNPLLGARGAAAVFGPQKGAGPREVELLDEALARWAQALRNAGTQDVADLAGAGAGGGVAAGAIAGLGASVESGFRLIAGLTGVADAIKRADLVITGEGSLDEQSLDGKAPAGIAARAQEHAVPLLMLAGRIQLDRRQLAGLGVVGSAALIDHAPSLDHARAHAADLLRERAGELVRAWARG